A region of the Cyanobium usitatum str. Tous genome:
GGCGGATGGTCTCGGCCAGATTGATTCGGGCACCAGGCTGCTGTTCGCCAATCCCTCTCTGCATCGCATCCTGGCGGTGGCGCAAGGGGAGCTGCAGGGTCGGCGGCTGTTGGAGTTCCTCACACCCCAGGGGCGGGGGGCCTTCGAGCAGATCTGGGGAGCGGTGCTGGCCGGCCAGGAGCGTCGGATCACCCTGCCGCTGCTGGCAGCCGACGGCAGGGCCCATCAGGTGGAGATGACCCTGCAGCCTCCCTCCCCGGGGGAAGCGGAGCCCGGCTCCGCCCCGGCCGTGGGACTTTTGCTTCGAGATGTCACCGACCTGACCCGCGCCCTCGACGAGCTGACCGCCCTCGCCTTTCACGACCCGCTGACGGGTTTGGTCAATCTGGAAGGTTGCCGTCGCGAGTTGGAGCGCCGCTTGGCCCAGGCCGGGGGGCATCCCTGGTTGGTGCTCTGGCTCGACCTCGATGGCTTCCGCCGGGTCAACCACAGCTTCGGGCGGGAGGTGGGCGACGCCTTGCTGCAGGCCGTGGCCAACGGCCTGCGGGCCTGGGCTAAGCCCTCCGATCTGCTGGCACGACTCGGTGGGGATGAGTTTGTGCTGGTGCGGGAGCTTCCAGGCCCTGCCGATGATCCGGTGGCCCTAGCCCGCCAGGCCGAAGCGGTGCTGGGGGAGCTGCGGGGTGCCCTCAGCCAGCTGCCGGTTGGGGATGAGCTGGCTCCCATGGCCCTGGGATTTAGTGCCGGCTACAGCCTGGCGCCGCTCCATGGCGAGCAGGTTGAAGCGCTCTTGCAGGGGGCGGCTACGGCCCTCAGCCGCGCCCGTGAGGTGGCCCCGGGCACCGCTCTGGCCTACGAGCCCAGGTACACCACCCGCCTGCGTCGGGAGATGGCGCTGGAGGCGCGCCTGCATCGGGCCCTGGGCGACGGGGCGTTGCGGTTGGTGTACCAGCCCCAGTACGACGGCAGTGGTTGTTTCCTGGGCGCGGAGGCCTTGTTGCGCTGGGACGACCCGATCCATGGAGCCGTGCCCCCGGCGCGGTTTGTGGCCCTGGCTGAGCGCACCAACCTGATCCATCCCCTGGGTCAGTGGGTGCTGGAGGAAGCCTGCCGGCAGCTGCGGGCCTGGCTGGATGCGGGCCTCCAGATCCCCTGGCTGGCGGTGAATCTCTCGCCGCGCCAGTTTGAGCTCACCCTGCCGCCCCTGGTCGATCAGGTGACCGCCCTGCTAGCTCGCCATCGCCTGCCCGCGGGACTGCTGGAGTTGGAGATCACCGAAACTTGCATCCTGCCGGCGGCGGGCGTGACCGCCCAGGTGCAGGACCTGGCGGCCCTGGGCGTGAGGCTGGCCCTCGATGACTTCGGCACCGGTTATTCCTCCCTGTCGGTGCTTAATCGCCTGCCTCTGCACAAGTTGAAGATCGACCGCAGCTTCATCCAGCACCTGGAAACCAGTGACTCCGCCCGCACGATTGTGCGGACGGCCCTCGCCATGGGTCGGGGCCTTGGCCTGGAGACCCTGGCGGAGGGCTTGGAGACCGCCGGCCAGCTGGCGGTGCTCGAGGATTTGGGCTGTGATGCCTACCAGGGGTATTGGTTCCAGCCTTCCTCTTGAGGTGGAGGCCTTTGAGGCGCTGCTGAGGGCTGGCTGAGCCTGGCTCCGCAAGGCGCACAGGTGCATGCTGGGAGTGCGCAGGGTATACGAGCTATGGCATCCCAGTTGAGCCACCTCAATGCCGCCGGCGAGGTGCACATGGTGGAGGTGGGCGATCGGCCCGCCACCGCCCGCCAGGCCACCGCTGAGGGGTTCATCAGCATGGAGGCGGCCACCCTGGCCCTGGTGCTGGAGGGCCGAGCCCCCAAGGGGGATGTGCTGGCGGTGGCGCGGGTGGCGGCGATTCAGGCCGCCAAGCGCACCTGGGAACTGATTCCGCTCTGCCACCCGATCTCCCTCAGCGGCGTGAGTGTGCAGCTCGAGCCCGCCGCCGATGGCACTGGCCTGCGGCTGCTCGCCACCGCCCGCACCACCGGTCCCACCGGGGTGGAGATGGAGGCGCTCACGGCCGTGCAGGTGGGCTTGCTCACCCTCTACGACATGCTCAAGAGCGCCGATCCGGCCATGACTATCGGTCCGGTGCGGCTGCTGGCTAAGAGTGGCGGCCGCGGTGGGGAGTGGCAACGGCATGGCTGAACCCTTCGGCCCGGAGGGCCTGCCGCTGGAGCTGGCCCGCGAGCGGATCCTGGAGGCGCTGCAGCCCCTGGGGCTGGTGGAACAGCTGCCCTTGGCGGCTTGTCTGGGCCGTATCACCGCTGAACCCGTGCTGGCGGCGGCAGCCGTGCCTGGTTTCCGGGCTTCGATCATGGATGGCTACGCCATCGCCGGATCCGAGCAGCCGCTGGTGGGTGCCCGCTGGCGTCTGCGGGGCACTTCGGCCGCCGGGGCCCCCTATGGCGCGGCTTTGGCAGCGGGGGAGGCGGTGCGGATCCTCACCGGCGCCGTGGTGCCCCAGGGCAGTGGCCGGGTGCTGCCCCAGGAGCTGGTGGGGGTGGAGGGGGATCAGCTGGAGCTGCTCAAGCCTTGTGGTGTTCCCGTTTGGATCCGCGGGCCCGAAGAGGAGGCGGCTGCGGGGCAGGAGCTGGTGGCGGCGGGCCAGCGGCTGGGGGTGGCGGAGCTGGGACGACTGGCCAGTTGCGGGGTGTGCCAGTTGACGCTGACCCAGCGGCCGCGGCTGGGTTTGTTGATCAGTGGTGATGAGTTGTTGCCGCCAGGGAGGCAGCGGGCCCCGGGCCAGATCTGGGAGAGCAATTCGGTCTTGCTGGCCGCTTTGCTGGAGCAGCTGGGTTATGGGGTAACGCAGCAGCGGGTGGTGGCCGATCAGCCCGAGCCCCTGCGCCAGGCCCTACGGGAGCTGGCGGCCGGCTGCGATGTGGTGGTGAGCACCGGCGGCGTCTCCGCCGGCGACAGCGATTGGATCCGCCAATTGGTGGCGGAGCTGGGGGAGGTGAGCTTTTGGAAGCTGTTCCTTAAGCCGGGCCGGCCCTTTGCCTGGGGCCAGGTGGCTGGGGTGCCCTTTTTCGGGTTGCCGGGCAATCCGGTGGCGGCGGCGATCACGGCCCTGCAGTTGCTCTGGCCGGCGCTGCAGCGGCTTGAGGGTGGCGCTATCCAGGTGCTCCCCCGTCTGCTGGTGCGGCTGGAGCAGGAGCTGCGGCGTGGCGCTGGGCGACCGGAGCTGGCCCGCGCCCGGCTGGTGGTGGCGGCCGATGGGGCTTTGCTGGCCAGGGTGGAGGGCTCCCAGGCCTCCTCCCGCATCGGCTCGCTGCAGGGGGCCGATCTGCTGCTGGAGATCCCGGCGGAGCTGGGCAATCTTGAGGCGGGAACGCAGCTATGGGCCCAGCTGCTGCGGTTGCCGATCTTCTGAGCCGCGCGCCGGCCGCGGCCCCAACTGCTCAGCTGGCCGGCAGCACGGAGTAGTGATCCACCACCAGCCCCTTGCGTTGTTCCGGGCGACCGTCCATGCCCCCTGGAAGATCGATCTGGGGCAGGAGGGTGGCTTCAGCCCAGCTGTCGTATTGCGCCTGCCCTTCCCAAAGGGACACGATCATCAGTCCCCCTTCCACCTCCGCCACCGTGCGCAGCAGCTGGGCTTGAGGTTGCTCCTTGCCCTCCAGCTGAGCTAGTTCCACCTGGAATTGCTCCAGCGTGGCTCCGGGCCAAAAATTCGCCACCATGTGCACGGCCAGCTCTCCAAGTTTTTCTTGCCATGAATGTGGCACAGACAGTTGGGGTCTGCTGAGTCGCGGACTTCTTCTTCTTGGGCCCGAGCTTTATAGAGGCGTATTGCCCGTGATCCAGGCGCTGCTGCCATCGGCGTGCCACTCCCGTTTCCAGAAGGGGGCTTCGTGCTTGAGGGCCTCCAGCAGCTCCTGGCAGCAGCGCTGGGCCGGGCCGCGGCGATCGGCAGTTACCGCCACCAGCACGATTGCCTCTCCCGGCAACACCAAGCCGATCCGGTGTCTCACCAGCACTGCAGTCGCCCCGTGCCGGCCGGCGGCGGCAGCTGCCAGGGAGGCGATGCAGGCCTCGCTCATGCCCGGGTAGTGCTCCAGCTCCAGAGCTGTGAGGGGTGCGTCGTTGGCGTCGCTGGGGCGCACTCGGCCCACGAAATGACTCTCGGCCGCAGGCAGCATTCCCAGCTCTGCAGCCAGCAATTGATGCCACTCGGCCAGGGCATGCAGCGGCTCAAACGGCTCCGCTTCCAGCTGGATTGCCACCATCGCGTTAGCCACCACTGATCGGCGGCAGGAAGGCCAGTTCATCGCCAGCGGCCAGGCTTGAGTCCCAGGCGGCGAACTGCTGGTTGATTGCCACCCTCACGCCGGCCGGGGGATGGGCGGGCTGCAGACCCAGCTGCCGCCAAAGCTGTTCAGGTGTGGTGCCAGCTGCTGGGGCTAGCTCGACCAGTTGCTCGCTCCAGCCCATCGCTTCTCGCAAGCCGGCGAAAAGGCGCACCCGCACTTGCGATGCCGGATCAGCGGAGACGGCCATGGGTTGCAAGGGCAGGGTAATCACTATCGACCGCCTAGCTCCGCCACTCAGAATGCTCCAAACGCCTGAGCCCTGCCCGTGAGCCTCGCCATCGCCCTGCTCACGGTGTCGGACACGCGCGCCCTGGAAGATGACAGCAGCGGTGATGCTCTGCAGCAGCGCCTTGAGGCTGCCGGCCACCGGCTGGTGGGGCGCCTGCTGGTGCCAGACGACCGCTACCAGATCCGTGCCGCCATCAGTGGCTGGATTGCTGATCCTGCTGTGCAGATTGTGATCAGCTCTGGCGGCACCGGGCTCACCGGCCGCGACGGCACGCCGGAGGCGGTGGCGCCCCTGCTCGACAAGACGATCGATGGCTTCGGAGAGTTGTTTCGGGTGCTCTCCTTTGAAACGATCGGCACCAGCAGCTTGCAGAGCCGAGCTCTGGCGGGGGTGGCTAATGGCACCGTGATTTTTGTGCTGCCGGGCTCCCTCGATGCGGTGCAAACAGCTTGGGACCGGCTCATTTCTGCTCAGCTCAATGCAGACACCCGCCCTTGCAATCTGGTGCAGCTGCTGCCGCGGTTGAGGGAGGTTTGAGCTTTGCCTTTGAGTGTCAGACAAGACGGGTGTTTTTACTCACCTCTGAACTGAATAAGGCTTCTTAGCCTGGGTACAGATAGTTGAGGAAAGTGAGATGACTACCTGCCAAACCCAATCCACCGTTGCTCTGCACGATCTCAAAGAGCTGGCGCGGCGCGATCCTGCATTCACTGCCGCTTTGCTGGCCACCCGCTCTACCCAAGAGGCCGCCAGGTTGGCAGCCTCCAACCACATCACTGTGACTCCGGAGGCGCTATGGCGTCATCGGGGCACCTTCATGGCAGGCGGTATGCCCACTTGGCGAGGCTGATGCTGTCCGGTTCCATTTAGCCCCCTAGGTAGGCCATCTCGGCGCGTGCGCTGTTGGCAGGCTTTGCAGTATTTCGCTCCTCGCTATAGCGGTCGCTTCGTTGATTCCAGAGGTCGGCCATGGCTAGCTCGAGTTCTGCGGCGCCTGACTCCTTCT
Encoded here:
- a CDS encoding putative bifunctional diguanylate cyclase/phosphodiesterase, translated to MSACSAEDRQRLEREIRRLRHELQAAVHVLPHLRQMVQFSGDLLILAGAGGRILEANGRLAEALGVSQHALYGQSLQQWIPNPGQVRLLEERLAATADPVPLRMEVDLQPLQGEPLALELEAHPLLQQGEARWTLALRDIGVRRQLESSEMARQVQANLLASLGSSEARYRALVSQLADGLGQIDSGTRLLFANPSLHRILAVAQGELQGRRLLEFLTPQGRGAFEQIWGAVLAGQERRITLPLLAADGRAHQVEMTLQPPSPGEAEPGSAPAVGLLLRDVTDLTRALDELTALAFHDPLTGLVNLEGCRRELERRLAQAGGHPWLVLWLDLDGFRRVNHSFGREVGDALLQAVANGLRAWAKPSDLLARLGGDEFVLVRELPGPADDPVALARQAEAVLGELRGALSQLPVGDELAPMALGFSAGYSLAPLHGEQVEALLQGAATALSRAREVAPGTALAYEPRYTTRLRREMALEARLHRALGDGALRLVYQPQYDGSGCFLGAEALLRWDDPIHGAVPPARFVALAERTNLIHPLGQWVLEEACRQLRAWLDAGLQIPWLAVNLSPRQFELTLPPLVDQVTALLARHRLPAGLLELEITETCILPAAGVTAQVQDLAALGVRLALDDFGTGYSSLSVLNRLPLHKLKIDRSFIQHLETSDSARTIVRTALAMGRGLGLETLAEGLETAGQLAVLEDLGCDAYQGYWFQPSS
- a CDS encoding molybdenum cofactor biosynthesis protein MoaE, which produces MNWPSCRRSVVANAMVAIQLEAEPFEPLHALAEWHQLLAAELGMLPAAESHFVGRVRPSDANDAPLTALELEHYPGMSEACIASLAAAAAGRHGATAVLVRHRIGLVLPGEAIVLVAVTADRRGPAQRCCQELLEALKHEAPFWKREWHADGSSAWITGNTPL
- the moaB gene encoding molybdenum cofactor biosynthesis protein B, which produces MSLAIALLTVSDTRALEDDSSGDALQQRLEAAGHRLVGRLLVPDDRYQIRAAISGWIADPAVQIVISSGGTGLTGRDGTPEAVAPLLDKTIDGFGELFRVLSFETIGTSSLQSRALAGVANGTVIFVLPGSLDAVQTAWDRLISAQLNADTRPCNLVQLLPRLREV
- a CDS encoding molybdopterin molybdotransferase MoeA, with the translated sequence MAEPFGPEGLPLELARERILEALQPLGLVEQLPLAACLGRITAEPVLAAAAVPGFRASIMDGYAIAGSEQPLVGARWRLRGTSAAGAPYGAALAAGEAVRILTGAVVPQGSGRVLPQELVGVEGDQLELLKPCGVPVWIRGPEEEAAAGQELVAAGQRLGVAELGRLASCGVCQLTLTQRPRLGLLISGDELLPPGRQRAPGQIWESNSVLLAALLEQLGYGVTQQRVVADQPEPLRQALRELAAGCDVVVSTGGVSAGDSDWIRQLVAELGEVSFWKLFLKPGRPFAWGQVAGVPFFGLPGNPVAAAITALQLLWPALQRLEGGAIQVLPRLLVRLEQELRRGAGRPELARARLVVAADGALLARVEGSQASSRIGSLQGADLLLEIPAELGNLEAGTQLWAQLLRLPIF
- the moaC gene encoding cyclic pyranopterin monophosphate synthase MoaC codes for the protein MASQLSHLNAAGEVHMVEVGDRPATARQATAEGFISMEAATLALVLEGRAPKGDVLAVARVAAIQAAKRTWELIPLCHPISLSGVSVQLEPAADGTGLRLLATARTTGPTGVEMEALTAVQVGLLTLYDMLKSADPAMTIGPVRLLAKSGGRGGEWQRHG
- a CDS encoding MoaD/ThiS family protein is translated as MAVSADPASQVRVRLFAGLREAMGWSEQLVELAPAAGTTPEQLWRQLGLQPAHPPAGVRVAINQQFAAWDSSLAAGDELAFLPPISGG